The nucleotide window GATCTTCACAAATGTGAAATTATGACGGTTCATATATACTTTGTGATGTATCCTGGTTGAGTGCAAAGTTTCCATAAGTGACTTAAGTGGAGTGTTATATAGAATTAAAATGGCCACCCTAAGTGCCACCGGCAATGGAACAACCAGCCCTCGGCGTCATCGATACAGTCGTGCCTCGACCACAAGCGTGACTCAGCTGCTGTCGGATGGCTATTCCAGCATCATGAACAGACTGACGAGGCGGGGTCCCTCTGAGAAGTCTGATGCTATCGCTGACTCAAAGCTGACCGCAGCACGTACTCGATATGATGATAAACTTCTGACAAATAAAAACCCCACTTTAGCTAATATGCGACGATTCGAAAATAATAGACACATTTCACCATACACATCATTATTGCCAGGAATGACCACTTCTACAGTCAGAAAATTAAATGACGACCGAGGATACTCAGGTTACCTGGGCGCACCTAAACCGCGTATTGAAATGTCACCATTACATTCTACTACCTCTAGCATAAACGCTCTTAGCCGCAGTGACTCATTCCGCAGAGCCCAAACGAAAGGTAATAAATCATCTCCTTTCACAAAACGTTATCCGCTCAAGGAAGCCAACCACAATATTGATAGCACGCTATCATTAGGCAGTACACGTAGTCGTTTAGAAGATAAATATTCTTCTGTCTTAGATAGAATAGCCAgtcagaaaaaagaaaaggcaaGAAAAGACAAGGAAGACCGTGATAAGACATTAGAACCTGAACCGTCGATGCCTCGAGGTTTGATGCGAAGCCTGACGACTGCTGTTTTTGGTGAAAACTCTTTTAGACGTAATCAATTTTCTCGGGAAAAGACCAGAGATAAAACTCCATTCAAAAACACAGGAGACCGCAGATTGTCCTCTCAGAAACAAAAAGATAAGGATGAATATAAAAACGGCTTTGACATACCCCTTCGAGATAGACAAAACTATGGAAAAGACAGGGACAGTATATACCGAAGACATCAGAGGAGATCACTAAGAGCCGAAAAGAGTGAAACCAAAGACAGGAAAGGCAAGTTGTGCTTGAGACCTATAGACATTAGTTTGCATTCCGGAGTCAGGGATTTAATATCGCCTTTGCAACAAAACATTATTGATTCAACTTTGAAGTCAAAGACAACTAAAACACCGGCCTCCAGCCCGTCTCGAGAAATCGGTAGACAAAAGCAGATATATTTCCCGTCTAGTGACGAGGAAGATGACGATAAAACTCCTGTAGGCGATCAGGTGATGACGGACCGCGAGACCAGACGCAAAGAGATTCAGAGTCTAATAATGAAATACGCGCACCTGGACGAGGTGTACGGCCGGATCGGAGAAAAGGAGGCCAATGCAGTATCGAGCGACGCGGTGACTAAGAAGACCGAGCCGCTGGGCGTGGGGGACGTGGTGGCGCTGCCGCCCGAGCTGCGCAGCCGCCAGCGTCCGCAGCGACCGCGCCACTTGCTGCGGCGCGCGGTCACGCCGCCTGTAAGCACCCGCTAACCTGTCGTGTGCCGCCCGCTAACACACCCGGCTGGTCCGTTGTTTTTCAATATACACTATTTAGATTTGTACCACCTACTTATCACTAAATGCGGATGTCTGTGGTTCTAAAAATTCTTATGCTTTCCAAAGAAGTGTTTTTAGTCACgatagtaaatattttgaatattgttCAACCATAACAAATAACATTTCGCTCGAAGGGTCGCAtgaatcatcaaaataatgtcaatGAAAAATGACGGTATCGGAAAGTagtttaggaaaaataaaacgagGGTGCAGTAAAATGTCAAAGATTCGCAAATTGCAGTAATAACTAGCTAACAGTTTTGACGTAACAATTGATTTAAACGATAGAGAAATGATAGTGCAtgtattaacttattttattcgtgtttttaagtttaagaTGTCTCTGTTtcgtattaaattattttctaatcCAAAACGTAAAGAAAGTGCTCCAACCTCTGATGTAGATCAAGTAAGATAGTATGTATTGTTGTAATGACAGTTCGGGTGGACActtattttttccaaatttcctTAGTGAAAGATGATTTAGTATGTGTGAGAagttatgcatgtatgaagTGCTTCGGAGCCCATCCTGAAGAGTCCCGATCCCACACCCGACCCGGTCCCAGCGCGCGGCGACGGGCACCCGCCCGGAGCCGCGCCGCAAGCCCACCCGTCTGCCCTTTAACAGCATGTTCGACACACCATACCAATTGTCGCTTGTCTGACGGGCAACCGTTCCATTGTTTTGATTGTTGGGTACAACACTACTCGGGTCGTGGCGATCGCGTGGCGCTCTTCGTGGCATTGGTGCGTGTGACGCGTGTCTCCGTGTGCGGCtgcggcgcggcgcgggcggtGCGGCGCGTGCGGTGACTGCGGCGCCGGCGCATGCAGAGCTCCCGAGCACGCTCCTCCGTCAAGGACGACAAGGACGGACACCTGGTGTACTGGCCCGGCTATGTCATGGGAGCGAGATGTTCGTGTCTACACCTAACTTACGAACCGTATTACACACATTCCTCACAGATTATCAACACATGCCATTcgatttttaacataaaatattttgtgaacaGCAACACTTGTCATAACGCAAATTGCATTCTGCAACAGGCAGATAAATTTCAAGATATCaaagaaattttctttaataacaaATCTAGTATTGCATTTCAATCAATTCAGTGATGTGATTAAGAAGATTAAGTTTATgacaatttctttatttcatttaaaattcattattaatttcatattatttctaCATGGATTTATTTGTGAAATCATCAAGTCATGTTGGAGCTCCAGTGATTGGTTTTTTTTGATGTGTTTATTAATCTTGTGAAAAAAGGGTTTTTGTAATATCCATCAGTTATAAAAATCAACGCTCGCTACTTCGAACTCAAAAAACCAATGCCAAATTCCATCATGACTTTGTTTCTTATGCAGGTCACTGATTATTGTACCTTGGTTTTATTGCAGACAAAATCATCGACACGCTCGGTGAAGGCACCTTCGGCAAAGTGGTCGAGGTGAAGGATTTAGAAATGTAAGTATTTGTGCATTCatatatatcattatttttactgtAAAAACAACTACATATTCCTGTACTACTTAATGCCACTGCggattgtaaataatatttataaactacaTACTGTAAATGCAGAATTGTTTTACTTGCTTATGCATTTCATTCGTCATCATCCTCCTGGTCGACTTCGCCAAGGAGCCAAGGGTCCCCATTTATGACCACGGCTCTGGAGTTTAAATCTAGTAATTAAACGAAAGGATTCTCCGTAGGGAACCTTACCCAActtcgatcatggttacatccAGTTTATTGCAGGTTCAAGGCGACCCTTACCTCACTTCATAACAttgatatataatatgtacagTTACATATCAATAAATAGATGATGAGATAGATGTTTTCAGTAATTCTAATGTGCCGCTTtccaagaatattttaaatctgaagccgaaagaaataaatgtatatttacgtAATGACAAGTTAAACTGTAAACATCACAAGCATACTGATTTAACAAGTAGTTTGTAACTAATGTCATGTACAGATAAGCTATCTCTCTAGATATATAGAAATAGTTCGATGTctagttaaataattacacgataaattggtcaatattttaattcttatttgAACCTTAATCAAGGAACATTATTAAGGTTCAAAAAAGTATATGTACAAATTAATCACggaatagtaaaaaaaatattttttatgtttttgtatgtagaAGAGAAAGCATCACCAACAAAAACCGTGTGGTAGTGTCGTTCACCAGTCACCGCGGCTGATGACACAGCGTTTGGCATTGCGTGCTTAACTTTGGACAGTCAATGCTATTTCTGTTTGTTTATGCCAGACTTTCGACACTTTTTGCCAGACACATACTGGACACAATTCAtgcgaatgaatgaataataatcCTTTACAATCATCATTTTCAGGGAGCACAGAATGGCTCTGAAAATAATCAAGAATGTTGAGAAGTACAGAGAGGCTGCAAAACTAGAGATAAACGTTTTAGAAAAGTTAGGCGAAGTGGACCCTGATTGTAAAAAGTGAGTATTGTATcgtattaaattgttttagaaTTGAAATTGTGAAAGTATGATGTGATAGAGTGGCTAATTCAGCTGTGATTCGAATGTAGCAATATGTGACCTTGCCGAAGCGACTCGGCTCGCTGGCAGCGCGCCAGTCGCAGGCACGATGTCAActgaaaacacaaaaataccgTCCGCCATACGCCCCTAAATTTCTTCATAGCAATTTTCTTCTTCATAGAGTTTATTCGCGAACGCCCTTGATTTTGGGCCgtctataattattattcaatgcataaataaaagcGGAGCACGCGAAGGCAACATTTTGATGAGCTACCTCTATACTATCTATACGAGTTAGTactaaaacacatttttttagtttaacattttctttttcagtttATGTGTTAAGATGTTGGACTGGTTCGAGTACCACGGACACATGTGCATCGCATTCGAGATGCTCGGCCAAAGTGTATTTGACTTCCTGGTGAGTTGTCTGTTTTTGCACGAATTCCTTTCGTCTATTAATATAcgcgatattttatttatattggacGTGTTATCGTCCTCTATTGATCGTTTAGTAGAAAATAAACTGTCTCACGATATTTCTGTcgtgaaatttaaatattcacgATCGTATAAATACTTCTGTATTAAGTCTCACattatagtattttataatatatatacataaaatgccGTCACTTtgccggaggagtaggcaaaTACTACATCTTTACACTTCACTCAATCCCTGCagacttctttcgcttcatcaacattcaaaattctttcatgcaagctcggtaaTTTCAGGTTTTATAACATTGCgatacttaattttatctgtttaatgttttaatgtaaattatattcagTCACTAAaactcatatttttaaaagcttgacctgtttaacaaaaatgtaaataggTCATGTATTTAGAATCGACTCGACATTTCTCGGTAGACACAACgaatataataactttatctTGTTGAAACTACTTCaagtcataaaataatatttcttctgGAAAAAGCGCGCGATGTAAAAGCTACTAAAGTCTTTAAGGTCCACCTGATAAAAATGCCAGAAGTAATTATTTATCCACTTGCATACCCCTACTTCTTTCACATTATCTAAGTATATCCAACACTCTTCATGCGATGTCATCAGTTTATTATACCCATAACATAAGGCACATCTGAAATAACCACTGACACTTGCCATATAAATTACAGAAAGACAACAACTACCAACCGTACCCGCTAGAACAAGTGCGTCACATCGCGTACCAGCTGATCTACAGCGTGTTGTTCCTGCACGACAACAAGCTGACGCACACCGACCTCAAGCCGGAGAACATCCTGTTTGTGGACAGCGACTATGAGGTCGTCAGCGTCTACAGTAGCTCTAAGAAGGTGATTTGCTAAGTTTGTTGTCTCGAGAGCGTCTGCGGCTACGAccgcgtatttttttttaatgttgttaCCGCTCGCGTGAAAAGAGAATACCCGTTAACTTCCGTTTTATTTACTCATCTACATGCCAACTTTCAAGTTTGTAGATATTAGAAGTGGGCTATGCACAGCAATAAGCTTGTTGTGTTTTGCTACTGTAATGTTTTTGGCATCTTAATTCGTTATCTTCAATGTCGATATAGGTTATCTACAAGTAAAGccaatctaaaaatatttagctgAAAATAGACAACAATCACACTTCCTTCTTGTAAAAAGAAGATAcatttttcagatttttttggCACAGGTATTTTGTTATGGGACCGGATATTACGTACAagattattcatacatattcaAGATGTAAATGCGACCGTCCTTATCTTATTACGTCATAAGTAGTAAACGTTACATAATTTACCGTTATGGACGTAAATGGTTTACCGCTAGCTGTTTAAACACATAAATAGGGAAAATTTCCTACAATTTGCATCATACTGTTACACATGCAATGTCCTAGTCGTTTTCGAGTCTAGTTATATTTCGTTACATTCGTTTTACGcaatatatctttattgtgcTAGGAAATAACACATTTATTACTTCCGTAAAGGAAATTTGTTATGTTAGCGTTAGAGATAACGATGGTTATAATAGTAAGAACTTGCAATGCATTTGGGAGAGATAAGTCTTGCCCAGGGCTCTCCGGTTGCGGGAACGTCACATGAAACCatgaaatcaaataataaatcttgtatgtttgttttaatacgtatttgttattacattatttatctGCTCAACCCAAAGGTTGTCTGccagataatgctattagcattataTGTACCCATTGTATCAACATTGTTTGtacagtttaaataaataaacatatagcATCGCGGAGTTAGTATCCCATAACACTGTCTGCCTGACCgtttatgtataagtttgaTAATTGATATGTGATTGTTGTCCTCCAGACACACGACCTGCTCCGCGTGAAGCGCAGCGACGTGCGGCTGATCGACTTCGGCAGCGCCACGTTCGACCACGAGCACCACAGCACTATCGTCTCCACCAGGCACTACAGAGCGCCCGAAGTCATATTAGGTTCCtactgattttatttattttattgtaattattgtaattattggTCAAATTTTCCGCCTGCATaactaattgtaatatttttttcttatattgtttttaaagctCTGAAGTAATCTCATTCAGACAGCATATATAAGATAGTGCTTGAAATGATTTGGTGGAGTTATAACAAGATTCGTATTGTTTGTGTAACTTCCACCAATTTCCAATTTGTGttacaaatatgaaaaaatatgatagaATTACATGTCACAGCAgagtatgttatatatttttttaacaatatttaaagatgCTCAATTAATCAACTCCTGAGCTAGTAACTGTGCGATTAAACTATTGATTGTTTAATCGTATATATTATCCAATTGAACGGGCGGTGTTTAATAACACGAAATAAGAGCGCATTGTACACGTCCCGATGATTTACGCATCATACATCGATCTGGTATGTCAGCTGAATACGTTGCCAAACAGTAATTATAGCATCAAAACGACGTCATTTCATTGTAGAAGATCAGAAGTTTATCTCGGTCTTCAAaactataaaaagtaaattatttttgtgaatattgCAATCTATTTATGTCTTCCAGAAAAGTAAACGTTATAAAGCTTTGGACGCACTGGCGACAATGCTCCAAAATTACTCAGATAAAATTTTCGCGAGTTTTACAGTACAACTGGAAGTAGTAATGCCTGTGTGTTCATATTTAATCGATATTCAAGGtccttatatttatatgctgAATAGATCTTATCGGACTTTATACTTCGACCTCTGATCATTATACAACATTTTGtagataaataagtataaaaaataggtgAATGACTTTCCTGTCAACTTTCGGCGAAATTTAATAGTACAAACTGTTTTTTACAAATCAAACAATTTCAGTCAATAATTATCTAAAGAATCAGAAGTATGACATCACATAGCTGACCATAAAAATTTAGACAAACCTTTAGTCTCATTTATTGTAAAGCGGACCCCATGATTTAAAGCCAACAAGAAACgaaaaacaaagttttgatTAGAGAGTTATCAAGACCGACCAAGACCGTTACGCCAAAGGCACGGGGAATAgccattttaataattagtcTATGTACATTTCCAGAGCTGGGTTGGTCGCAGCCGTGCGACGTGTGGTCCATCGGCTGCATCATGTTCGAGCTGCACCTCGGCATCACGCTGTTCCAGACGCACGACAACCGCGAGCACCTGGCCATGATGGAGAGGATACTGGGACCTATACCGTACAGGTCAGATTACTCGCCTCATACCATGCTTTCTTGGAGCTCGGACTCGTCTTCTTTGACGAGTGGCAAAAAAAttcatcacaaaaaaaattttgacaaatgTAATCTGAATTTTTGGATCTTCGTTGTCAAGCCCCAGATAATAATTGGATCCATTCCAATAAAATTTGACTGCAATGCCGgttgaaatatattatattgataaattaatttattgatgatctgttctttatattttcagaATGGCACGCAAGACacgaacaaaatatttttaccacgGAAAATTAGACTGGGACGAGAAATCATCTGCAGGCAGATATGTTAGAGAAAATTGCAAACCTCTGTTGGTGAGTTtataatttctattattttgaattcaactCACTTctccaaaaaaattaaatttggcaTTGTTTGGATTCGGTCAGGTCATAAAATACTGTTATAGTTTTTCTTACGTGCGGAAAATATGTAGATTaactgtaatttaaatttggctTATAAACGTTGGCTTCTTCTATGTGGTATCAATTAGACACTTAGCCAACGTGGTTTTCGAGTTATGGTGGTTCTTTCTGCTCGcaagtatttaatgtaaacgtgatatgtatgaTGTATACAGGGATCGCGGCAAGTGTATATAGTTCACGTACTGCTCCGGGAAAGAGTACATGCGTAAATGCGCTTGTGCACATGGCGACGTAATATGTAGGTGTGTGACTGGATGTGTGTGTGGTTGCAGAGGTACATGCAGAGCAACAGCGAGGAGCACCGGCAGCTGTTCGAGCTGGTCGCGCGCATGCTGGAGTACGAGCCGGCGCAGCGCATCACGCTGCGGGAGGCGCTCGCGCACCCCTTCTTCAGCAAGCTGCCGCCGCACCAGAGGCTCGGTACTTACGCTCGCTTGGCTACCATTGTATAGGGGACAATCCGCTGAACACGAACACAAAGTGCTGTGGAGGTTGCAACCTAACACGCAAAGTTGAGAGAGAGAAATTATTGTAGTCCGCGCTAGGTAGGTAAGAATTAATAAAGGCTGCCCAAGAGAAAATTGTTCAATATCTCTATGCAAGTTAGTCTTCTTCGTGTCAATGATCAAAGTTCAATTTTAGTGGTCCAGTGCATAGGTATAGGGTCCAAAGCTAGAAAGAATAAAGTAATGGAGCAATGAATTCCAATCAATTCAAGAAAGAACTGACATTATACCAGAGAATATTTCTCGTGCTTATCATTTGAACACATTTTACGAATACTTttcaaattgttattttgcttgatcataataaaaattgagagCACTAAATTTTGTTACGGATATTGGCGAAAAAATGCTTAAATTTTCTCTGTATCAATGCCAACCATGTTTTGTTGTTATAGGACACCAGTTTACAAGGCCATCATTTCTTAGGtcaggcctttcagtcattggTAGTAGACGCTTTGAGCttctttttgttacaaaacacATACTATGACATGCGAATAATTGTGGCGTCAGTGTGATATTGGTTTTGTCGCTTCTGTTTACTTATtgtattataacaattttgtacattttttatttttgttgatttttatttgtcattgTCCCAGCAACGagattaatgtaaatataggAATTTAGTAGTTGTATGAAATTTACTCTTTGATTGTTCATTTATTCCTGAAGTCAATCCTTCAGTGTCTATTAATTCCGcagaatattttgaaatttataatttattattgtttcttaCTCATGGTTATTAATTATCAGACCAAAGATGGAATATATTGATTAGAAGTTTCTAGTTTCCAAATTGAGacctattattttcttttgtaaactGTAGCTATTGGAATAGCTTTACCATTGCATGGAACCCAATATAACGATATTGTGTTGGAAAACACttaatcataaaatttgtGATAGTCATACGCGGAATTCGTGGGCACCCAGAACACGTTTCCAAACAAGCGGACGCTACGTATAGAGAGGTTTATATTGACATGTAGATGTGTGACTGCAGGCAGTGACCGCGCGCGCTGCAGCGGGGAAGGTTCCACGTCGAGGGAGCGCTCGCACTCGCTGAGCCGGTGAGGCGGCCCCGGAGTCCCGGCCCAGCCCGGGGCAGCGTGTAAAACTTGTACAGTTAACGTAATGAAGTGATAagtgataattattttgtcgAACGTTGTAATCTaggaaatattttgttgtgAATCGGTACTTctcaatttgtatttataaataattattcgaAATAAAGACTGTCAGTCTAAAAACATTtccgttattttatttttaatgtagagaTGAAGCAGCACTGCAACTAGGGACACAACCCGAAACCTTGACCTACGGTATTATGacagactagctgtgcccgcgacgtCGTTCGCGTTGTTAGTAATACTGTCTAGCGCATACAGTCACTGACGGACATCAAAGCAGCgcgttaattttattacaattttaaagaatatagATAATGTATGGATGGGTTGTTTCCCTAGGATGAAGTCTTTAGCATTCGTCATGAATGTAGATATGTatcacaaaaacattttttttaaattcaactaTACATAATTGACTGACTTCAATATCAGTTGACTGCGAAGAGTATGTATTATATCTTATAACTgttaatttctatgcaatacagatataacaaacaaaaaaaataaatactttccacataaaaggaaaaatacaCAATGTTTGATGATGAGTTTTGTGTGCCTTTGGGTACTGTGGGCTTAGATCTACCTACTTCTATCTATCGTCTAACTGCCACGGATTTTGAAAATCGTttgaagcgaagaaaaaacGTTCGGAAAGCATATGAactgaggatgcaactggtataataatacacaagaaaaaataaatgtctgtgtaaaggaaagaaaataataaggtGTCCGGCACTTTAGACTAGGGCCACTCAATATATTGTCTGTCGAACACGGATCTTGTAGCCGTTGGGCAAGCAAACTCACTATttgccatcattaagccaaaacaTTTCGTAGTTCTCCCTgacgataaataaaataaaattatagcttacaaatttatttcaaaatttacatacaattacCACATTTCgtcataatatattaaaatttactagatttaaaataaattttcttcccTTTTGCATGAATTATATAGGAAAAATGAAAggtacatttatttcattgataTAACATTAACTTGGAATGGTTACAAAAGCATGCCACTATCGCCAAACGAACTTATAATAACACTCGTGTAGTAGATCTTTCTAAAAGTTATTGCAATTTGCATGTGTAATTATTGCCACAGCTTattgcttttataaaaatgttttataaaagagtattataaaaaaaaattatgcatcCAAGATTAACATGAGCAATGGACgcatttattgtaataattttacacaacagaataaaattaaacattagtTATGCCAATATTATCAAATCCTttgaaaaacatattattaaacaCTGTACGCTATTCGAAgcctataaataaatgagagTGGCACTTCCGTTTCCGTATTCTGTCGTGTTTCCGGCTTGATTTACCGATATTTACCCCCTCCTTTCCCACCGCCACAGGCAGGCCACGTATTAGGTTGTGCGTGGCTCTTGCCTCATTGGCGTCTGTTTCCCCGTCCAAGACGGTTGTATTCTTTGTAAgtcaaagaaataattttcagatattttttcGTACAGATACGTagtcgtaaaaaaaaaaaaaaaaaacaatttcataattactGGAATTTTGGTAAGATACctaccaaatttttattattaatgtttgcTTGAGCTGCTGCTTCGTTcaggtaatttatattttcttactaaGTTTTATGTAAGAAGACTACAAAAGGTATTTGTAAACAGGTACTTTTTTACCCTCTGGCAAAAGggtagaataatatttttcctgCGGCTAccttttattactatttgatGCTTTTACGATAAtacgattttttaatactacCGGCTAccgatttatatttttattgtgaattgtAGATTTAACGTGAATAATGCTAATAGTAAAGACGATGGTGAGAACGATAACCGAAAAAGTGATAGTTCCAGCAATAGTTCATCAAGCAGTGATTCGGATTCATCATCCAAGAGACGGAATCGTAAGAAGTATAAAAAAGACAGGAGATCAACCAGGCTGCT belongs to Amyelois transitella isolate CPQ chromosome 10, ilAmyTran1.1, whole genome shotgun sequence and includes:
- the LOC132901766 gene encoding uncharacterized protein LOC132901766 — translated: MATLSATGNGTTSPRRHRYSRASTTSVTQLLSDGYSSIMNRLTRRGPSEKSDAIADSKLTAARTRYDDKLLTNKNPTLANMRRFENNRHISPYTSLLPGMTTSTVRKLNDDRGYSGYLGAPKPRIEMSPLHSTTSSINALSRSDSFRRAQTKGNKSSPFTKRYPLKEANHNIDSTLSLGSTRSRLEDKYSSVLDRIASQKKEKARKDKEDRDKTLEPEPSMPRGLMRSLTTAVFGENSFRRNQFSREKTRDKTPFKNTGDRRLSSQKQKDKDEYKNGFDIPLRDRQNYGKDRDSIYRRHQRRSLRAEKSETKDRKGKLCLRPIDISLHSGVRDLISPLQQNIIDSTLKSKTTKTPASSPSREIGRQKQIYFPSSDEEDDDKTPVGDQVMTDRETRRKEIQSLIMKYAHLDEVYGRIGEKEANAVSSDAVTKKTEPLGVGDVVALPPELRSRQRPQRPRHLLRRAVTPPVSTR
- the LOC106138588 gene encoding dual specificity protein kinase CLK2 isoform X6 gives rise to the protein MMPRTRRKHVSSHSRSRSRSYEAKRRRLDDGATEGSYRKRSRSRDRESSEHSWRRRNERSKRSHHRRSPTSHRRRRHHRDESSARSPPEQSSRARSSVKDDKDGHLVYWPGYVMGARYKIIDTLGEGTFGKVVEVKDLEMEHRMALKIIKNVEKYREAAKLEINVLEKLGEVDPDCKNLCVKMLDWFEYHGHMCIAFEMLGQSVFDFLKDNNYQPYPLEQVRHIAYQLIYSVLFLHDNKLTHTDLKPENILFVDSDYEVVSVYSSSKKTHDLLRVKRSDVRLIDFGSATFDHEHHSTIVSTRHYRAPEVILELGWSQPCDVWSIGCIMFELHLGITLFQTHDNREHLAMMERILGPIPYRMARKTRTKYFYHGKLDWDEKSSAGRYVRENCKPLLRYMQSNSEEHRQLFELVARMLEYEPAQRITLREALAHPFFSKLPPHQRLGSDRARCSGEGSTSRERSHSLSR
- the LOC106138588 gene encoding dual specificity protein kinase CLK2 isoform X5, whose product is MFGPLLRRSILQGSASRTWNYFTNFTQLLWCKVKYLRDLRMPRTRRKHVSSHSRSRSRSYEAKRRRLDDGATEGSYRKRSRSRDRESSEHSWRRRNERSKRSHHRRSPTSHRRRRHHRDESSARSPPEQSSRARSSVKDDKDGHLVYWPGYVMGARYKIIDTLGEGTFGKVVEVKDLEMEHRMALKIIKNVEKYREAAKLEINVLEKLGEVDPDCKNLCVKMLDWFEYHGHMCIAFEMLGQSVFDFLKDNNYQPYPLEQVRHIAYQLIYSVLFLHDNKLTHTDLKPENILFVDSDYEVVSVYSSSKKTHDLLRVKRSDVRLIDFGSATFDHEHHSTIVSTRHYRAPEVILELGWSQPCDVWSIGCIMFELHLGITLFQTHDNREHLAMMERILGPIPYRMARKTRTKYFYHGKLDWDEKSSAGRYVRENCKPLLRYMQSNSEEHRQLFELVARMLEYEPAQRITLREALAHPFFSKLPPHQRLGSDRARCSGEGSTSRERSHSLSR
- the LOC106138588 gene encoding serine/threonine-protein kinase Doa isoform X7, whose amino-acid sequence is MAELSLKHDRIRVPLRLTSFYELYKRFLKEHGCKWHDVAKLLSVVGEILFDVDGACDKLAGKSSRARSSVKDDKDGHLVYWPGYVMGARYKIIDTLGEGTFGKVVEVKDLEMEHRMALKIIKNVEKYREAAKLEINVLEKLGEVDPDCKNLCVKMLDWFEYHGHMCIAFEMLGQSVFDFLKDNNYQPYPLEQVRHIAYQLIYSVLFLHDNKLTHTDLKPENILFVDSDYEVVSVYSSSKKTHDLLRVKRSDVRLIDFGSATFDHEHHSTIVSTRHYRAPEVILELGWSQPCDVWSIGCIMFELHLGITLFQTHDNREHLAMMERILGPIPYRMARKTRTKYFYHGKLDWDEKSSAGRYVRENCKPLLRYMQSNSEEHRQLFELVARMLEYEPAQRITLREALAHPFFSKLPPHQRLGSDRARCSGEGSTSRERSHSLSR
- the LOC106138588 gene encoding serine/threonine-protein kinase Doa isoform X8, yielding MGARYKIIDTLGEGTFGKVVEVKDLEMEHRMALKIIKNVEKYREAAKLEINVLEKLGEVDPDCKNLCVKMLDWFEYHGHMCIAFEMLGQSVFDFLKDNNYQPYPLEQVRHIAYQLIYSVLFLHDNKLTHTDLKPENILFVDSDYEVVSVYSSSKKTHDLLRVKRSDVRLIDFGSATFDHEHHSTIVSTRHYRAPEVILELGWSQPCDVWSIGCIMFELHLGITLFQTHDNREHLAMMERILGPIPYRMARKTRTKYFYHGKLDWDEKSSAGRYVRENCKPLLRYMQSNSEEHRQLFELVARMLEYEPAQRITLREALAHPFFSKLPPHQRLGSDRARCSGEGSTSRERSHSLSR